In a genomic window of Paraclostridium bifermentans:
- a CDS encoding Mor transcription activator family protein: MDLKMSDLPPQFENIAMEIGIDRVKALFKEFGGTSVYFPTEKMIYKEARDREIIEEFNGFNVKELASKYRMSESYVRAIIRKNK, from the coding sequence ATGGATTTAAAAATGAGTGACCTACCTCCACAATTTGAAAATATAGCTATGGAAATTGGAATAGATAGAGTAAAGGCTTTATTTAAAGAATTTGGGGGGACATCTGTGTACTTTCCTACTGAAAAGATGATATATAAAGAAGCTCGTGATAGAGAGATTATAGAAGAGTTTAATGGATTCAATGTAAAGGAATTAGCTAGTAAGTACAGAATGTCTGAGAGTTATGTGAGAGCTATTATTCGAAAAAATAAATAA